tttatgggttttttttctgtgtatatttggagTATAATGATAAagatcaaaactttaaaatcttctgttgcaaatttatgctagattgactggactatcaATGTATTGAACACTCAGGAAACAAAAAAGactaaaacaccaaaaaacaatttagcCATTTTCTATTGACAAATGTTCTCTCTGCTTTCTCTTTAACTTTTTCTTCTGTGATTTTGAGAGTTCACCATCctttcttttcctttttggCTTCATAGACAGGGGATTAGccccttttaactttttgtgtttctttttctttacttcCTGTTCACCGAATGCTTCCACCTTCAGCTTTTTAATGACATCATGCTCATGTTCTGAAGGAGCAATTTTAGCATCGGTTTGTCTTTCCgctttcaattttgatttttctgatGGTGGTTCCAGAGTTATTGTATTGAAAGCTATATAAAGCATAGGTGTGCCAGCTTTTGTTCTAAACCAGTCATTTAACATTTTatcctaaaattaaaaaaatatacatttttatgaattttaatgtgcgtattgttatgcttttacttttctacactggttagaggtatagggggagggttgagatctcacaaacatgtttaaccccgccgcatttttgcgcctgtcccaagtcaggagcctctggcctttgttagtcttgtattatttaaattttagtttcttgtgtacaatttggaaattagtatggcgttcattatcactgaactagtatatatttgtttaggggccagctgaaggacgcctacgggtgcgggaatttctcgctacattgaagacctgttggtgaccttctgctgttgtgtttttttattttggtcgggttgttgtctctttgacacattccccatttccattctcaattttatttgcataatgttgagaaaatttctttaagaaaacaaaatccaaCAGCACAGTTAAGTCAAAATGTAACCTGTAGTTATTAACATCTTAGTTATGgaggataattgtctcattagcaatagtaccatatctttttattttcatgtcttTGAGTTGAGATGATCTAAATTTTACAGAGATTTTCTGGTCCTTAAATACTGACTCTTGAATGATATACATGAACATCTAGATTGTAGATAAAATTAGTTGAATCAGACTATAGTATAATCCCATCTTAAAGTGATTATTATCAATTCTAATTCAACTTCTGCAAAAAATACAAGAGCTCTAATTCTTTggcaatttatccctttccagaccctttgaataaaaatcatttaatcaaCATAAGAAGGTAGCCAATGACCCCTGAAGATGATTTGATGAATCATGATGAGTTTAATGGTCATGCATGTTATATCTCAGCCACTGGAtgttcaagataaaaaaaagaacacaaacgCAGaactaaaagtttaaatattgaaaattacagcatataatataatttaccTGTGTTGCAAGGAATAACctttctttattctttttgcCAATCAGTCTTGTAATACATTTAGATGCAGATAAAGTTGACTTGTGGTTACATGGCTGTAATTTAAACTGCTTCAACACTTTAAGAGGACCATATAATACTGaacctttaaaaataaagaaacctTTAGCTGTACATGTGGGAGTGTAGTACAACTGGCTATTGAATTCTTGGAAATTGTGTTtaatggtacatgtacatataaacatgctttatgtttttaagtaaagtacatgtattataaagttcTATAAAATCAAGAATGTTTGACGCAAAGGCATATGAGCcatattgattgttttatataaaagtttcaTACTCTTAGTACGAAAAGTAATATTGTTTCATATGGGATTGCTGCAATTAAATGAAATAGCAAAACTTTTGTCAGAATCAGGCTAGTTATTTtactataatttaaaacaatgaatataCTTATTCACAATGAACAATGTTCAATGAACTGGAAAAAAATGGGATAATAACTGACTTACCAAAGGCTTCACATTCGTCCAGCACACATTGTGTAGTCCACATTTTAGTATCTGCCTCTAAATACTTTGGTAACTGTTCACTGATGTTAACTTTAAACTTCAGAGCAGCTTTACAAAATGTTCCATCAATCAAAACATTGTATGGTGGCTTAAATCCAAAATTACTACTGTAGAAAGTCAAAACTTTCCGTATATGCTTATGTCtctttattttcatctttttttatatatattgctagaaaaataaataacaacaaaaattcAATATCCAATGAGCCTGtaatattcactttttacacaatatactcATTATATCATTAGACattataatttctatttttgcATAGTTACATTGTATGCACACTTTTAACATTATTAATGACCATCCTGTCAAATAtgtttacttatatttttgcACTGTGCAAGGTCAGGCATTTCTCAGTCTGTTTAAGAGGTCGGTTACACTAAACATATTGGATGTGTACATGTACTGATTGATACTTTAGTATGGAAGAACATGATTTATTATTTAGATGTAATTTCACTAATTTGTTTTGAACTACATGTAGCTTCATGGTGTCATACATTGATAAACATGATGAAGGTGCTTTGTGTCCATTTTTTGTACGTTTAGCACTGATTTAttggatgatttttttgtattacatgtagttgttattggctttaaactacaaacatgacaaatgtaaTTGCCAACACATTTTTGAAGCTGTCGGCACTCTAAGATCTATTTTTTGTATGGATATGGATAGCACACCCCTGCCTGCATATGTGTTCCACTAgtctaaagttaaaaaaattggccacttcataaacatctaaactttgcctaGGCCTGTATTTCAAACTttaatgaatacattttttaactATGGgatcatatttttcatttaaacaaacttaacaTATACACACTGTGCACAGGTAACAACTAAAAAGAgtgttataaattatataaacttatataaaattgagaatggaaatggggaaggtgtcaaagagacaacaacctgaccatagaaaaaaacaacagcagaaggtcaccaacaggtcttcaatgcagcgagaaattcctgcaaccggaggcgtccttcagctggcaatatgtactagttcagtgataatgaacgccatactaatgtCCAAATTGTAAACCTGATtctccatgcatgtaaccattgtaacccaACTTTCCCATgtgtgtaaccattgtaactGATTTCTCCATGCATGTTGCACTGTCACCCAATTCTTCATGTATGTAACCAGTGTAACCTGATTTCCCAtacatgtaaccattgtaaccagacTTTCACAGGCTGGTTACAAATTTTAACTGGATTCCCCATGGACAGCCATAATTCATGTACTGTTTGCAACAGATAAAGCCACCATTGCATATCATTTACTAAAGGTCCATGTGTGTAACCAATGTAACCAATGTAACCATTGCTTCAATGGGGGTAACAAAACAAGATACCTATATTCAGGTGCACATTTTGTGCCATATctaaaattgtacacaagaaactaaaattaaaatagttcATCGGTTGAAAACCTGGATGTTGTGAAAGTATGCATTAGTTCAAGAAATGTGGTCTTATGTCTCACAACAAAtagaagtttttaacgaccttggcTGACTAAATATCTTATATCTCCTTAATCTAGACACAAATTACGATATGTTGGCCAAAAATGTTGTTTACCATGTGTAAGAACTTTGCAAAGCACTTGTTTGCCGTTGACTTTGAAGTCGCTTGAGTGTTTTATTCAATAGGATACATTCCCGGACTTTTTCCGGAAAAGAATTAAAACAGTTGCTTActttaaaccagatgctccgcagggcgtagctttatacgaccgcagaggttgaaccctgaacagttggggcaagtatggacacaacattcaagctggattcagctctaaatttggattgtgattaaatagttaacacagcataggtttctaacacagaatgaatgtattcaaatgaacttaaaatttttgttttctcttagagcaattcactatgctgttgaatattaatcctctcaaaaaaatgtttgaagaaattttctttttatttatgaaatttcaaatgagaaaaatttaacccaattttttattcacatccccctttcccttattccaaaactaatttcaattaaaatattctaatggagtttgcaacaattactactcatttaaatacatgatgtaaaaaaactgcttgttatcactgaatggtaaagattatttaaatttatcagttggtagtaaaaagtgaatatacattgtatattgtatataacaaagatttaagttgattctggacaaagaaagataactccaattaaaaaaaaaatttgcagatatttcttgcttactatactggacaaagaaagataactcttaattaaaaaaaaatttgctatttcacaatattgtgaaataagatatttcttgccattgcacaatactgtgcaattgaaaagacttgctattgcacaatacttaatataataattttagatcctgatttggaccaacttgaaaactgggcccataatcaaaaatctaagtacatgtttagattcagcatatcaaagaggcccaagaatttaatttttgttaaaatcaaacttagtttaattttggaccctttgcactttaatttagaccaattttaaaactggaccaaaaattaagaatctacatacacagttagatttggcatattaaagaaccccaattattcaatttttgatgaaatcaaacaatgtttaattttggaccccgatttgggccaacttgaaaactgggccaataatcaaaaatctaagtacatttttagattcagcatatcaaagaaccccaaggtttcaatttttgttaaaatcaaactaagtttaattttggaccctttggaccttaatgtagaccaatttgaaaacgggaccaaaaattaagaatctacatacacagttagattcggcatattaaagaaccccaattattcaattttgatgaaatcaaacaaagtttaattttggaccctttgggcccctttttccttaactgttgggaccaaaacttccaaaatcaataccaaccttccttttatagtcataaaccttgtgtttaaatttcatagatttctatttacttatactaacgctatggtgcgaaaaccaagaaaaatgcttattt
Above is a window of Mytilus trossulus isolate FHL-02 chromosome 4, PNRI_Mtr1.1.1.hap1, whole genome shotgun sequence DNA encoding:
- the LOC134713935 gene encoding rRNA-processing protein UTP23 homolog, which codes for MKIKRHKHIRKVLTFYSSNFGFKPPYNVLIDGTFCKAALKFKVNISEQLPKYLEADTKMWTTQCVLDECEAFGSVLYGPLKVLKQFKLQPCNHKSTLSASKCITRLIGKKNKERLFLATQDKMLNDWFRTKAGTPMLYIAFNTITLEPPSEKSKLKAERQTDAKIAPSEHEHDVIKKLKVEAFGEQEVKKKKHKKLKGANPLSMKPKRKRKDGELSKSQKKKLKRKQREHLSIENG